In a single window of the Vicugna pacos chromosome 8, VicPac4, whole genome shotgun sequence genome:
- the MRAP2 gene encoding melanocortin-2 receptor accessory protein 2 isoform X2, producing MFFVLTLLTKTGAPHQDNAESSEKRLRMNSFVSDFGRPLEPDKVFSRQGNEESRSFFHCYINEVDHLDKAKAGLQTTALDSDIQLQEAIRCSRQPEEELNRLMKFDIPNFVNTDQNSSFGEDDLLISEPPIVLENKPVAQTSHKDLD from the exons atgttttttgtGCTGACCTTGCTGACCAAGACTGGAGCCCCACACCAAGA caatgccgAGTCTTCCGAGAAGAGACTCAGaatgaacagctttgtgtcagactttggaagaccgttGGAGCCCGACAAGGTGTTTTCTCGACAGGGCAATGAGGAATCTAGGTCcttctttcactgctacatcaatgaagtggaccacttggacaaggccaaagctggtctCCAGACCACAGCCCTCGACAGTGACATtcagctccaggaagccatcagatgcagcaggcagccagaggaggagctgaacagactcatgaaatttGACATCCCTAACTTcgtcaacacggaccagaactcctcctttggggaagatgatctcctgatttcagaaccaccgattgttctagaaaataagccagttgcccagacctcacacaaagacttggaTTGA
- the MRAP2 gene encoding melanocortin-2 receptor accessory protein 2 isoform X3, which translates to MNSFVSDFGRPLEPDKVFSRQGNEESRSFFHCYINEVDHLDKAKAGLQTTALDSDIQLQEAIRCSRQPEEELNRLMKFDIPNFVNTDQNSSFGEDDLLISEPPIVLENKPVAQTSHKDLD; encoded by the coding sequence atgaacagctttgtgtcagactttggaagaccgttGGAGCCCGACAAGGTGTTTTCTCGACAGGGCAATGAGGAATCTAGGTCcttctttcactgctacatcaatgaagtggaccacttggacaaggccaaagctggtctCCAGACCACAGCCCTCGACAGTGACATtcagctccaggaagccatcagatgcagcaggcagccagaggaggagctgaacagactcatgaaatttGACATCCCTAACTTcgtcaacacggaccagaactcctcctttggggaagatgatctcctgatttcagaaccaccgattgttctagaaaataagccagttgcccagacctcacacaaagacttggaTTGA
- the MRAP2 gene encoding melanocortin-2 receptor accessory protein 2 isoform X1, whose amino-acid sequence MSAQRLISNRTSQQSASNSDYTWEYEYYEIGPVSFEGLKAHKYSIVIGFWVGLAVFVIFMFFVLTLLTKTGAPHQDNAESSEKRLRMNSFVSDFGRPLEPDKVFSRQGNEESRSFFHCYINEVDHLDKAKAGLQTTALDSDIQLQEAIRCSRQPEEELNRLMKFDIPNFVNTDQNSSFGEDDLLISEPPIVLENKPVAQTSHKDLD is encoded by the exons ATGTCTGCGCAGAGGCTGATCTCTAACAGAACGTCCCAGCAATCTGCATCTAATTCTGATTACACCTGGGAATATGAGTATTATGAGATTGGACCAGTTTCCTTTGAAGGACTCAAGGCTCACAAAT ATTCCATTGTGATTGGATTTTGGGTTGGTCTCGCGGTCTTCgtgattttcatgttttttgtGCTGACCTTGCTGACCAAGACTGGAGCCCCACACCAAGA caatgccgAGTCTTCCGAGAAGAGACTCAGaatgaacagctttgtgtcagactttggaagaccgttGGAGCCCGACAAGGTGTTTTCTCGACAGGGCAATGAGGAATCTAGGTCcttctttcactgctacatcaatgaagtggaccacttggacaaggccaaagctggtctCCAGACCACAGCCCTCGACAGTGACATtcagctccaggaagccatcagatgcagcaggcagccagaggaggagctgaacagactcatgaaatttGACATCCCTAACTTcgtcaacacggaccagaactcctcctttggggaagatgatctcctgatttcagaaccaccgattgttctagaaaataagccagttgcccagacctcacacaaagacttggaTTGA